In Flavobacterium sp., a single window of DNA contains:
- a CDS encoding MFS transporter, which produces MRNLKEDHKGFSTILALALIPLSGFATDVYLPSLPAMTKDLNVSTSAVQLTLVFFMFSLGISQIFIGSILDSFGRFKISIASLAVFSITSFIIALFPNIYVIYAMRIIQGIAIAFIVIAKRAYFVDLFKGEKLKSYISLFSIIWASAPILAPFLGGYLEHSFGWKSNFYFLGGLSLLILFLELIYSGESIKERHPFKFKSIANTYSNMLKSKDFTLGFVILGITFAIVLMFNLSSPFIIERIFGYSAIETGYSALLSGLSVMIGGITAKSLIKKPLAKKVGTAITIQLILALLMIFTSQFESNIYTLVAFTMGLNICGGFIYNIVLGYCLSRFSKNAGVASGLTGGGAYMVSALFSYSFVNIYAVKSQFLLGLANISLLLIVGVVFIIFNKYRLKN; this is translated from the coding sequence ATGAGAAATTTAAAAGAGGATCATAAAGGATTCAGCACCATATTGGCTTTGGCCTTAATTCCGTTATCAGGTTTTGCGACAGATGTTTATCTGCCTTCGCTTCCGGCAATGACAAAAGATTTGAATGTTTCAACATCGGCAGTACAGCTTACGCTGGTATTTTTTATGTTTAGTCTCGGTATAAGCCAGATTTTTATCGGCAGTATATTAGATAGTTTCGGGCGATTTAAAATCAGTATTGCGTCGCTGGCTGTATTTTCTATAACTAGTTTTATCATAGCACTTTTCCCCAATATATACGTTATATACGCGATGCGAATTATTCAGGGAATTGCCATTGCTTTTATCGTAATTGCGAAACGCGCTTATTTTGTAGATTTATTTAAAGGCGAAAAATTAAAAAGTTACATAAGTCTGTTTTCTATAATTTGGGCAAGTGCGCCTATTTTAGCTCCATTTTTGGGCGGATATTTAGAACACAGTTTTGGCTGGAAATCTAATTTTTATTTCCTTGGCGGATTATCTTTACTTATTTTATTTTTAGAACTTATTTACAGTGGAGAAAGTATCAAAGAACGTCATCCGTTTAAATTCAAATCGATAGCCAATACATATTCGAACATGCTGAAATCTAAGGATTTTACTTTAGGATTCGTAATTCTGGGAATCACTTTTGCGATCGTTTTAATGTTCAATTTATCAAGTCCGTTTATCATAGAACGCATTTTTGGATATTCGGCAATCGAAACCGGTTACAGCGCTTTATTGTCCGGATTATCAGTTATGATTGGCGGAATCACAGCAAAATCATTAATCAAAAAACCATTGGCAAAAAAAGTTGGAACAGCGATAACTATTCAGCTGATTTTAGCTTTACTCATGATTTTTACAAGTCAGTTTGAAAGTAATATTTATACGTTGGTTGCTTTTACAATGGGATTGAATATCTGCGGAGGTTTTATCTACAATATCGTTTTGGGTTATTGTCTAAGCCGATTTTCTAAAAATGCCGGAGTTGCCAGCGGATTAACCGGTGGTGGCGCTTATATGGTAAGTGCACTTTTTAGTTATAGTTTCGTAAATATTTATGCAGTAAAAAGTCAATTTTTATTAGGATTAGCGAACATCTCTTTACTCTTAATTGTAGGTGTAGTTTTTATCATTTTCAATAAATACAGATTGAAAAATTAA
- a CDS encoding TetR/AcrR family transcriptional regulator → MSKAERTRQFIIEKSAEIINKKGMAGTSLSDIMEATKLAKGGIYGNFESKEEICKESFLYLRSQLAAKLDNAVSQGKTAKEKLYKLLAVYENKNNMTDGCPILNFGIEADDTNPVIKEQVKKAIGSAQKRYTDIIELGVNNNELLPEINPEKFSIMAFTMIEGAILCRKVFDNNDQMKIVLEILKNEFEKYVV, encoded by the coding sequence ATGAGTAAAGCAGAACGTACAAGACAATTTATTATTGAAAAATCGGCAGAGATTATCAATAAAAAAGGAATGGCAGGAACTTCTTTAAGTGATATTATGGAAGCGACAAAACTGGCAAAAGGAGGTATTTACGGAAACTTTGAAAGTAAAGAAGAAATTTGCAAAGAATCATTTTTGTATTTAAGATCGCAGTTAGCTGCCAAATTAGACAATGCAGTTTCGCAGGGAAAAACTGCAAAAGAAAAGCTTTATAAATTATTGGCGGTTTATGAAAATAAAAATAATATGACCGACGGCTGTCCCATTTTAAATTTTGGGATTGAAGCAGATGATACCAACCCTGTTATAAAAGAACAGGTAAAAAAAGCTATTGGCTCAGCGCAAAAAAGATATACGGATATAATTGAATTGGGAGTTAACAACAATGAACTATTGCCAGAAATTAATCCGGAAAAATTTAGTATTATGGCATTTACAATGATTGAAGGCGCTATTTTGTGCCGAAAAGTTTTTGATAACAATGACCAGATGAAAATTGTTTTAGAAATCTTAAAAAATGAATTCGAAAAATATGTTGTATAA